The following proteins come from a genomic window of Thiothrix unzii:
- a CDS encoding M48 family metallopeptidase, whose product MLHGYWYPPESSARQVASLQFEGESYRLSVGDELHTGEASNLQVSQRVGNIPRKITLPDASIFETVDNAGVDAWLEATEHHDAGVQWMHTLESRWRWIASAVVLTLLVVVSVAVWGLPWASKYVAYQLPPSVNQALAEGTLKTLDQLVLEPSRLPAERQQAIREHFQQTLVPLNPEGFTYTLHFREMEDVANAFALPSGDVVVTDRLAEIITKPAELDSILLHEIGHVVHRHSLRQVIQSSAVTLALVMLAGDASAVDEWTLALPATVLQSQYSREFESEADVYAFERMAILGLDPVHFGNALHRITTDALQDSPLSAKDSQRAETFLKYLSSHPPSEERAAMAKTYSQRYQASKPPVIPKD is encoded by the coding sequence ATGTTGCACGGCTATTGGTATCCCCCGGAAAGTTCCGCCCGTCAAGTGGCAAGTCTGCAATTTGAGGGTGAAAGTTACCGACTGTCAGTGGGCGATGAGCTGCATACCGGGGAGGCCAGTAACCTGCAAGTGAGCCAGCGTGTCGGCAATATTCCACGCAAAATTACCCTGCCCGATGCGTCGATTTTTGAAACCGTGGATAACGCGGGTGTGGATGCTTGGCTGGAGGCGACAGAGCATCACGATGCCGGGGTGCAATGGATGCATACTCTAGAAAGCCGTTGGCGTTGGATTGCCTCAGCGGTAGTTCTGACTTTGCTGGTGGTTGTCAGTGTGGCTGTTTGGGGATTGCCTTGGGCGAGTAAGTACGTTGCGTATCAATTACCCCCGTCGGTCAATCAGGCATTGGCGGAAGGCACATTGAAAACCCTCGATCAATTAGTCCTAGAGCCTAGTCGTTTACCTGCGGAACGCCAGCAGGCGATACGCGAGCATTTTCAGCAAACACTGGTTCCGCTGAATCCCGAAGGTTTTACTTACACCCTGCACTTTCGTGAGATGGAGGACGTTGCTAATGCGTTTGCGTTGCCTTCCGGCGATGTAGTGGTGACGGATCGCTTGGCGGAAATTATTACCAAACCGGCTGAATTGGATTCGATCTTACTGCATGAAATCGGGCATGTGGTGCATCGTCACAGTTTGCGTCAGGTGATTCAATCGTCGGCGGTGACATTGGCGTTGGTCATGTTGGCGGGTGATGCTTCGGCGGTGGATGAATGGACGCTGGCGTTACCTGCAACCGTGTTACAAAGCCAGTATTCGCGCGAGTTTGAGAGCGAAGCCGATGTGTATGCGTTTGAACGTATGGCGATTTTGGGGCTTGATCCGGTACATTTTGGTAATGCTTTGCACCGTATTACCACCGATGCCTTGCAAGACAGCCCGCTTTCCGCCAAAGACAGTCAACGCGCGGAAACCTTCTTGAAATACCTGTCATCGCACCCGCCCAGTGAAGAGCGTGCGGCAATGGCAAAAACCTATTCGCAACGTTATCAAGCGAGTAAACCCCCTGTAATTCCTAAGGATTGA
- a CDS encoding YjgN family protein has protein sequence MNTNHFRFTGSGDEYFKIWIVNILLSILTLGIYSAWATVRNRRYFYGNTWLAEANFEYHATPMQILVGRAVAIGLLVAYTLLSETFPIIGFGLLLLIMLAAPWLIWRSMQFGARMSSYRNVRFSFHGGLGDAYRYFLWIPLFPIALGALVTLGLYLADIHSSTVYINVMIVTGIATYLIIPYLQSLAKRYHLNYSQYGQGKFVTSVTTGQFYVIYLKWLGVSVLGSVLVSVIFGIIGMLVIAGAGMGISDFFSGGGADESQLATLIMVMLPFIFLLYFIIILFGVFTNAYLKTQMRNYVFNHTALDNAIALGSSLTTWGLFKVYATNLLLIMLTMGLATPWVKVRLHRFMLEHTQAHVEGDLGQYVTQQQNLQSSLGDEMGDAFDLQGGFEVGL, from the coding sequence ATGAATACCAATCATTTTAGATTTACAGGTTCCGGCGACGAATATTTTAAAATTTGGATCGTCAATATCCTGTTAAGCATTCTGACATTGGGGATTTATTCCGCATGGGCTACGGTCAGAAATCGGCGTTACTTTTACGGTAATACTTGGTTAGCGGAAGCCAATTTTGAGTATCACGCTACCCCAATGCAAATTTTAGTCGGACGCGCAGTGGCGATTGGTTTGTTAGTGGCTTATACCCTGTTGTCAGAAACGTTCCCGATTATTGGGTTTGGATTGTTGCTACTGATTATGCTTGCTGCACCTTGGTTAATTTGGCGCAGTATGCAATTCGGGGCGCGAATGAGCAGCTACCGTAATGTGCGCTTTTCGTTCCACGGCGGTTTGGGCGATGCTTACCGTTATTTTTTATGGATTCCGCTGTTCCCGATTGCTTTGGGGGCGTTAGTCACGTTGGGTTTATACCTTGCGGACATTCACAGCAGTACCGTTTACATCAATGTGATGATCGTGACGGGTATCGCAACGTATTTAATAATTCCGTATCTGCAAAGCCTCGCGAAACGCTATCACCTTAATTATTCGCAATACGGGCAAGGCAAGTTTGTTACCAGTGTGACGACCGGTCAGTTTTACGTGATTTACCTGAAATGGTTGGGCGTAAGTGTATTAGGCAGTGTGTTGGTGTCGGTGATATTCGGGATTATCGGGATGCTGGTCATTGCTGGTGCAGGCATGGGGATTTCTGACTTTTTTAGTGGCGGTGGAGCCGATGAAAGTCAGTTAGCAACGCTGATCATGGTGATGTTGCCATTTATTTTCCTACTGTATTTCATCATTATCTTGTTTGGGGTGTTCACCAATGCGTACCTGAAAACCCAGATGCGCAACTATGTGTTCAACCACACCGCGTTAGATAATGCGATTGCCTTGGGGTCGAGTTTAACCACATGGGGATTGTTTAAAGTGTACGCCACTAACTTGTTGTTAATCATGTTGACGATGGGATTGGCGACACCGTGGGTTAAAGTGCGTCTGCACCGTTTTATGCTCGAACACACGCAAGCGCATGTCGAAGGCGATTTGGGGCAATACGTGACCCAACAGCAAAACCTGCAATCGTCCTTGGGTGATGAAATGGGTGATGCCTTTGATTTGCAAGGTGGATTTGAGGTGGGCTTATAA